From a single Nicotiana tabacum cultivar K326 chromosome 8, ASM71507v2, whole genome shotgun sequence genomic region:
- the LOC142163396 gene encoding uncharacterized protein LOC142163396, whose protein sequence is MRSNPSTRKSDVLCEFHQEHGHKTEDCIDLRQEVVNMLQQGHLKELMSDKGRITFARGLECQGPPKPPSLARTINMIIGDNDNASINNIKFTASYKLKRSVTHERYDGLEVSIILDESDVDGLTFPHNNALVITLRISDTDVKHIMVDDGSGAFIIHPRFLAHV, encoded by the coding sequence ATGAGGTCCAATCCAAGTACTAGGAAATCCGACGTCCTCTGTGAATTTCACCAGGAACATGGAcacaaaacagaagattgcatTGATCTAAGGCAAGAGGTAGTGAACATGTTGCAGCAAGGGCACCTCAAAGAGCTGATGAGTGACAAGGGAAGAATCACTTTCGCCAGGGGTCTAGAATGTCAAGGCCCTCCAAAGCCGCCTTCACTGGCCCGCACCATAAATATGATTATTGGCGACAACGACAATGCTTCCATCAACAACATCAAGTTTACTGCTAGTTACAAGCTCAAAAGATCAGtcacccacgaacggtatgacgGACTCGAAGTAAGTATTATCCTCGACGAGTCAGATGTTGATGGTTTGACTTTCCCTCACAACAATGCTCTTGTCATTACCTTACGAATTTCAGATACTGATGTTAAACATATCATGGTAGATGATGGGAGTGGAGCGTTCATTATCCATCCTCGATTCCTCGCCCATGTGTGA